Genomic segment of Acinetobacter larvae:
GATATGCAAGCACCCTTGGATAGTGAAGCCAATATAAGAGGCAGACTGGTGCTCAGCCATAAAGAGACCGATACCTTTAAAGATCGGGTACATAATGAAAATGATTTGATATATGCCGTTGTCGATGCAGATCTTAGTGATACTACCCAGATTTCAGCAGGTGCCAGCTATGAAAAAGACGATTTAGATGGCGATTCAAATAACTTACCAGCCTTTTATAGCGATGGAACGAAAACAAATTTTAGTCGCTCTAAAAACTTTTCACCGAGTTGGAGTTCTTGGGATACCGAAAGGTATTCCTACTTTTTAGACCTTAAACAGTATTTGCCCAATGATATATTGCTCAACGTCATTTATACCCATAATGATATTAAAACCAAAGATAGGCTAAATGGTTATTTAACGGTGTGGAATGGTCTAAATAAAGATGGTACGGGATTAGATTATAGCTGGATGTATGCACCACAGGATATCCATGAAGACAATATCGATATTTACGCCGCGATCCCCTTGCAACTGGGCAATAGACAACATGAAGTCATTGCTGGATTTCAATACAATAAACAAAAGACTAAACAAACATGGAAAGGTGATGGGGATATTCCGATAGAAAATTTTCTCACACAAAATGGCAGTGAAATAAATAGACCGATCACGACAACATCTGTTCCTGGTTTTATCAGTGACAGTCAACAAAGCGCTTTCTATCTAACGGGTAAATTTGAGCTTCGCAATGACTTAAAACTCATTCTTGGTGGGAGATTAACAAACTATGATTTTAATGAAGTAAGTTCCAGATTTAACCAATATACAAAATACAATTTTAAAAATGAGTTCACACCATTTGTAGGCTTGGTTTATGATTTCAATCAAAATCATTCGTTTTATGCGAGTTATACCGATATTTTTAAACCACAAAATGCCAGAGACCAAGAAAATAAGCTTTTAGCCCCAGTGCTCGGACGAAACTATGAGCTAGGTATTAAGGGTGAGTATTTGGACAAAAGATTAAATACTTCACTGACTTTATTTAGAATAGAGCAAGACAATTTTGCAGAAGATACTGGGATAAAAAACCCATCAGGTAATAATATTTATGAGTCCAAAAATGGTGTTGTTTCAAAAGGTGTCGAGTTAGAAATATCTGGGAAAATTACAGACCATTGGGACTTAACCGCAGCAATTGTAAACTTTGAAGCAAAAGACGGCGATGACAATAAGTTCAATACCAGAGCACCCAGAACTAATCTCAATATTTTTAGCAAATATCGTATCAATGATTTTAGTTTTGCTGCGGGCGTCAATTGGAAAAGTGATAGTTATATTGGTTCTGGAAGCAAAAAAGTATCGCAAGATGCTTATGCAACCGTCGATCTAATGGCTTCATATAACTTTTCTAAAAATTTAACCGCACAGCTTAATATCAATAACGTGTTTGATAAAAAATATTATTCTGGATATTCAGCCAATGCCTATGCTTATGCAGACCCCATGCATGGCATCTTCAGTTTGAAATATAAATTTTAAGCTTAGGGCATTATATGATCTTATGCTCCATCCGCTGCTGGTACAGGCAGAGGATGGGCTGATGTTTTGCTTGCTACAACCTGCTATAAGCTGCTAAAAGCCAAGCTTGAAGAGCATAGTCCATCGTAAAAACTGCAATTCTTCAAGGGTTAAGCCACAGCCATGGCATCCACCGCCAAGTTGGCTAAACTGGGTTTGGCAGGTTCGACACCAAGCCCCAATTTGGCAAATAGCGCCTGATCACGGCTCTCACCTGCATTGGCTGTGGTCAGAAGTTTCTCACCAGAGAAGATCGAGTTGGCACCTGCCATAAAGGCCATGGCTTGCTCACTATCGCTTAAAGACTCACGCCCAGCCGAAAGCCGAATATAACTTTTCGGCATAAGCAAACGTGCCACAGCAATGGTGCGAATCCATTCTATAACATCAAGCTTTTCGACATCTGCCAAAGGCGTTCCTGCAATGGGCACCAATAGATTAATAGGAACCGACTCTGGATGCAGCGGCAAAGTTGCCAGTTCATATAATAGCCCAATGCGATCTTGACGATTTTCACCGAGCCCGACAATACCGCCACTACAAACTTTTAAGCCTGCATCGCGCACATGACTGAGCGTATCGAGACGGTCATCAAAAGTACGTGTGCTAATAATATGAGAATAATATTCACGTGAGGTATCGAGGTTATGGTTGTAATAGTCCAGTCCGGCTGTTTTTAATCTCTCAGCTTGCGAGGCATTGAGCATGCCCAGTGTCATACAGGTTTCAAGCCCCATGGCTTTGACCTGTTGAATCATGTCGAGCACATAGGGCATATCACGTTCATGTGGATTACGCCATGCTGCCCCCATACAAAAACGTGTTGCGCCTGAGGCTTTAGATTCTTGCGCTGCTTGAATCACTTTCTCAATGGCAATTCTTTTTTCGGTTGCGAGTTTGGCATCATAATGCGCCGATTGCGCACAATATTTGCAGTCTTCAGGGCATTTTCCTGTTTTGATAGATAATAAAGTACTGACCTGAATCTGATTGGCGGCAAAATATTGGCGATGTAATTGTTGTGCTTGGAATAATAAATCCATCAAAGGTTGTTGGTAGAGTGCGTGTATTTCTGTACGTGACCAATCATTGCGAATGTCCATCGTGCTCTCCCTTATTGCATTGTTTTGGGTGAATTGTTTTGGGTGAATCGTTCTAAAACAGTGTTGCTCCAGATGCCGAGATCATGGGCCTAGATGCTGCATGATGCAGTGCCAAGCCCTGATCAGCGCTATGGGTTTAATCAAATATTTCTACATGCAAATTGAGTTCCAATCGCATAATTTCTTGCAGTTTAAATTTTTGCGCCTTGCCCGAGGCTGTGAGTGGAAACTCGTGAAAGAACTTGATATAACGCGGCACTTTATTATGTGAAATATGCAGTTTACAGAAGGCACGAATGCTGTCTTCATCGCTGCTGTGCTGTTCATGCAAAATAATACAAGCACACAGTTCCTCGCCATAGCGAGGGTCAGGCAAACCGATGACCTGTACATCGCATACCGCAGGATGGCTATAGAGAAAATCCTCGATTTCTTTGGGAAATAAATTTTCTCCACCACGGATCACCACATCTTTGATACGACCTTTGATTTTGACAAAACCGTCTTGATCCATTTCTGCGATATCACCAGTATGCATCCAACCCGCAGCATCGATCACTTCTTGGGTTTTTTCATGATCATCCCAATAGCCAGCCATGACGGAATAGCCGCGCACACACAGCTCCCCCAATGTTCCCCGTGGAACAATCTCGCCGTGTTCATCGACAATTTTAATCTCGATATGTGGGTGGACATGACCGACCGTACTCACGCGTTTATCGATTGAATCATTGATATAGCTTTGGGCACTGACGGGTGAGGTTTCCGTCATGCCATAGCAAATCGTGATTTCAGACATATGCATCCGCTCAATGACCCGCTGCATGATTTCTCGTGGACAGGGACTCCCCGCCATGATGCCTGTGCGTAAGCTGGACAGATCAAATTGATCAAAGTCTGGATGTTCAAGCATGGCAATAAACATAGTCGGTACGCCATAAGCTGCGGTACATCGTTCTTGTGCAATGGTTTGCAGCGCAGCTAAGGGATTAAATACCGCAGCTGGATAGACCATGGT
This window contains:
- a CDS encoding TonB-dependent siderophore receptor: MKQTGFKAKTLGVAIRHSFMALSLLGIGVSSISVHANTELRQEIQIPAGSLAQVVHQFAEQTGILLHYDAQLVDAKRSAGLNGHYDIETGFRALLAPHGLQLHKTTTGYSIVAIASTSPQAGEMVQLEQIDLYATHSNTQPAAELPVITLNADSSTTEGRNSYTTHKMRTATKLNLSIRETPQSVTVISHQLLEDKKIDDFDTLMKNVTGIRVDKGVLDSRASYWLRGFSLDYYQMDGIRMAINDLTMNNYNMDKFDRVEIVKGANGLTSGAGNPAGAINMIRKHANAKVFRGDIDLSAGTWNTYKIKTDMQAPLDSEANIRGRLVLSHKETDTFKDRVHNENDLIYAVVDADLSDTTQISAGASYEKDDLDGDSNNLPAFYSDGTKTNFSRSKNFSPSWSSWDTERYSYFLDLKQYLPNDILLNVIYTHNDIKTKDRLNGYLTVWNGLNKDGTGLDYSWMYAPQDIHEDNIDIYAAIPLQLGNRQHEVIAGFQYNKQKTKQTWKGDGDIPIENFLTQNGSEINRPITTTSVPGFISDSQQSAFYLTGKFELRNDLKLILGGRLTNYDFNEVSSRFNQYTKYNFKNEFTPFVGLVYDFNQNHSFYASYTDIFKPQNARDQENKLLAPVLGRNYELGIKGEYLDKRLNTSLTLFRIEQDNFAEDTGIKNPSGNNIYESKNGVVSKGVELEISGKITDHWDLTAAIVNFEAKDGDDNKFNTRAPRTNLNIFSKYRINDFSFAAGVNWKSDSYIGSGSKKVSQDAYATVDLMASYNFSKNLTAQLNINNVFDKKYYSGYSANAYAYADPMHGIFSLKYKF
- a CDS encoding AMP-binding protein → MQPLPSYASGTSSQPLLGMTIGEKFDQACQQYANKEAIISVHQNQRLSYRELQQQVNALACNLLALGLKKGDRLGIWSPNCVEWTITQFAAFKAGIILVNLNPAYKSNELEYVLNKVACQALVIASQFKSTDYQEILSNIAPELADSQHNILHASRLPHLRHVIKIDATVHRGIHRFQDLLSPPNPEQLMQLDLLSKQVQFDQTINIQFTSGTTGNPKGTMLTHHNILNNGYFVGEGIRLSEQDRVCISVPLFHCFGMVMGNLACITHGATMVYPAAVFNPLAALQTIAQERCTAAYGVPTMFIAMLEHPDFDQFDLSSLRTGIMAGSPCPREIMQRVIERMHMSEITICYGMTETSPVSAQSYINDSIDKRVSTVGHVHPHIEIKIVDEHGEIVPRGTLGELCVRGYSVMAGYWDDHEKTQEVIDAAGWMHTGDIAEMDQDGFVKIKGRIKDVVIRGGENLFPKEIEDFLYSHPAVCDVQVIGLPDPRYGEELCACIILHEQHSSDEDSIRAFCKLHISHNKVPRYIKFFHEFPLTASGKAQKFKLQEIMRLELNLHVEIFD
- the bioB gene encoding biotin synthase BioB; amino-acid sequence: MDIRNDWSRTEIHALYQQPLMDLLFQAQQLHRQYFAANQIQVSTLLSIKTGKCPEDCKYCAQSAHYDAKLATEKRIAIEKVIQAAQESKASGATRFCMGAAWRNPHERDMPYVLDMIQQVKAMGLETCMTLGMLNASQAERLKTAGLDYYNHNLDTSREYYSHIISTRTFDDRLDTLSHVRDAGLKVCSGGIVGLGENRQDRIGLLYELATLPLHPESVPINLLVPIAGTPLADVEKLDVIEWIRTIAVARLLMPKSYIRLSAGRESLSDSEQAMAFMAGANSIFSGEKLLTTANAGESRDQALFAKLGLGVEPAKPSLANLAVDAMAVA